GTCCGAAACCCGGAAACACTACTCCTAGAACCCGCATTTACCGCTTTTATTGCATACCGGATGGCCACCGGCGAATTTTTTGCGATTTTCCCTGCGAGCTGCAGGCAGTAGCTTTCGAGTTCCTCCAGGGCCGTTACGTGGTTGACCAACCCGTACTCCAGGGCCCGTTCCGCATCGATCATGCCGCCGCTGAGAATCATCTCCAGCGCCCGGCCCCGGCCCACGAGTTCCGGCAGCCGCTGGGTTCCCCCGTAACCCGGGATCAACCCAAGTGATACTTCGGGCAGCCCCATCCGGGCATTGTGGCTGGCCACCCGGATATGGCAGGCCAGGGCCAGTTCCAGGCCGCCTCCAAGGGCAAAGCCGTTAACGGCGGCGATCACCGGGGTGCCGAGCTGTTCCACCAGGTCAAAAAGCGTTTCCTGGCCTTTTGCCGCCAGGTCGCGCCCCTCCTCAGGGCCATAAGACGCGAATTCCGCGATATCCGCCCCGGCCACAAATGCCTTGGGCCCGCTACCCCGCACCACGATGGCCCGGATATCCGGGTCGGCATCCAGGGACGAGAATGCCTCGTGGAGCTCTTCGATGGTTTTGCGGTTCAGCGCATTGAGTTTCTTGGGCCGGTCGATGGTCAGCAGCGCTATCCCATCCTTTTCCTCGGTTTTCAGGTTTTTGAATTTCATGGAATTCCTTAGGGTTTTATTTGAAGTTCTGTCTGAAGTTATAAAATTATCAGTGTCCGCTGTTGCCTATGCCTTTTCCCTCGGCAGGTATACCGTGAAGACGGTACCTTTTCCCTTCTGAGAGGTAAATTCAATCCTGCCGCCATAGGTTTCCACAATGGTTTTGACCATTCCCAGGCCGAGCCCCATCCCGCTGCTTTTGGTAGTGAATTTGGGTTCAAACACTTTGTCGCGGTTGTCTGCTTCGATGCCTATGCCGTTGTCGGCCACCATGATCTTGACAAAACCGTCCTCGGCTGCCACAGACACCAGGATTCGCGGGTGGTCCACCTCCGGGACCGCCTGGATGGCGTTCTTAACCAGGTTGGTCACCACCCGGATGAGCTGCGTCCGGTCCATTTTGGCAATGATCTCCTGCTCATCGGCCATAAAGTGGATATAAGGCTCGTTGAAAATGTCCAGGGCGAGCTTGACGATTTCCACCACGTTGAGCGTTTCGTTCTGCTGGGCGGGCATCTTCGCAAAATTCGAGAAGGCCGAGGCAATGCTGCTCAGCGTGTCGATCTGCTGGATGAGCGTTTTGGAAAACTCGGCAACCTGCCGGCCCACATCCGGGTCCCGGGGGTCGAATTTCCGCTCAAAACTCTGCACGCTCAGCCGCATGGGCGTGAGCGGGTTCTTGATTTCGTGGGCCACCTGTTTGGCCATTTCCCGCCAGGCCTGTTCCCGCTCGCTCCGCGCGAGCTTTGTAGCGCTGAGCTCCAACTCGTCGATCATGCTGTTATAGGCGTCGATCAGCTTGCCGATCTCCTCGCTGGGATCGTCCAGGAAAATCTTTTCGTTGGTCCGGGCCAGGCGCGTATGGGTGAGCTTGTCCGATACGGTTTCCAGCGACCGGGTAATGTACTTGGAAATAAAGTAGGCCAGGGCAATCGCGCTCAAAAGCATGATCAGGTAGACCGCCCCCAGGCGCATCATGAACTCCCCGAGTTCCATGTCGTAAAAGGAATTCTCCTCAAAATAGGGCAGGTTCAGGATCCCGATGGGTTTAAACCGGCTGTCAGTGATAAAGGAATACGAAGCCTGGTAGTTGTCACCCGCTGCAGCCGCCGATTCCACATAGCGCTTTTCCATGCTCCCCCTGAGCGCATTGAGCACATGGGCATCCAGACAGAGGGAAACCGAGTCGTTGTCGAATTTCGGGCGCGAGCTTTTGATCAGCTGCCCGTCCAGGTCGTAGATGTTGAAGTTTGCGTTCTCGATGATCGCGATCCGGTAGATCTCGTCCTTGAATATCAACCCGAGGTTTTCGGTAGTGACCGGGTAGGTAGTGCGCTGCAGGGCAAAGGTAATGGCCTGCTTGATTTGCTCCTCCTTCCGCTCCAGGCGGTCCTGGTGGTAATCCTGTGCCTGTTCCCTGTACTGGTAGACGGTGACCCCGGCAATCAACACGGACGCGATCAGGACCAGGAGGATCATCGATACGAAGATCCGGGACCGTAAAGACATCTTTTTGAACAAGGCGATCGGGTTTCCGCTAAGATAGCAATAATCGGACCAAAAGCAGGTTTATCGGGGGCTTCCCAAATGGTCAATCGGGCTTGCCGGACCGCTCCCTGAGGCGCCTGTAAAGCCGGATGCCGAGCATCAGCAGCACCGCCAACGCCAATAGGCCTGCCAGGCCGAACATCCAGTCGATACTGTTCTTGAGTACGGCCAGGAAAACCACCGCAAACAAGATGAGCGTGGCCCCCTCGTTCCAGATCCGCATAAATCGGGAGGTGTAGGAAATCTGCCCGCGCTGGAAGCGCAGGTACATGCGGTGCATCACCAGGTGGTATATGATCAGCAATACCACAAACCCGAGCTTCACGTGCATCCAGGGCTGGGAGAGCCATCCGGGCATGATCCAGAGCAGCACCAGGGCAGAGGCGATGCAGAGCACGGCCGACGGCCAGGTAATGATCTGCCAGAGCCGGCGTTCCATCACCCGGAACTGGTTGCCCAGTACCCGGGCTTCCGTCTCGGGTTTTTCGAGGGCTTCAATATGGTAGATAAACAGCCGGGGCATGTAGAAAAGCCCGGCAAACCAGGTCACCACAAAGATCAGGTGGAGGGATTTGATATAGTTGTAATAGTCGGCCATTGCCAGGAGTTTCTCCCGGTAAACTTACGCCATCCGGCCCATCCGGTCAAATCCGCCGCTGCAAGAACCTGCCCGCCAGGAAAACGCATACTGCCGGCAGCAACCAGGGAAGGCCAAACGACCGCAGCGGGATCCAGCTCACGGCACCTTCCGGAATGGCCCCCGGCCAGAGGCTTTCCACAAAATCCGGGATGCTGAACAACAAGGTAACGGCAACCACCGCCCGGAACAGCCGGGGGGGCGTATACCGGGCCGGCATCGCATTCAGCCCGATCAGCACAATGGTCAGCGGGTAGATAAACAACAGGGCCGGGAGGGCCACCGAGATAATATAAGCTACGGGGAGTTGGCCAAAAAGCACCCCTGTCGCACACCCGGCAAGGGCCGTCAGGGTATAGGCCCGGGGCGAATCCCCGAAACGGGATCGCGCGTAGTCCGAAGCGCCGGTGACCACGCCGACGGCCGTTGTAAAACAGGCCAGGCCAATCAGCAGGCTCAGCAACGCCTGGCTCCGCGCCCCAAGGGCATATTCCGTCACCTCCCGGAGCAGCCGGGTACGGGTTACCTCCTCCGGGACCCACCCGGTCATGGCAGCCCCACTGTACATCAGGCCCGTATAGAGCAACAACAGGCACATTCCCGCAAACAGCCCGGCGAGCGCAATCGCCCGGAACCGCTGCCCGAAATCCAGGCCGGGGTTTTCCAGCCGGAGGGAAACGAGAATCACCCCGCCGCAAACCACAGCGCCGATGGCGTCAAAGGTCTGGTACCCTTCCTGCAAACCCGCCGTAAATGGTGCCGACAGGGTACGGGCCGTCATGACATCCGGCGGCCAGAACAGGATGCTGCCGATCAGGAGGACCAGGACCAGCAGGATCACCGGGGTGAGGTATTTGCCGATAAGGCTGCCCAGTTTTGAACGGTTCATCACCAGGAAAAACACGAGGGCGAAATACACCAGGCTGGTGAGCCAGGGCGGGCTCCCAAGATAGGGCGCCACGGCCATTTCATGGGTTACCGATGCCGTCCGGGGAGAAGGCAGGGCGAGCGAAATGGCATAGATCAGGAAACAGTAGACGGCGCTGAACCCCGGGGAGACTTTTTTGGCAAAGTCGAACATGCTGCCCTGCAACCGGGAGTGTGCGAGGATCCCGAGCATCGGGATCAATACGGCCGACACGCAAAAGCCCAGGCAGACGAGCCACCAGAGCGGCCCGGCCCGCCATCCCATCTGTGGGGGGAGGATCAGGTTGCCCGCCCCGAAAAACAGGGAAAACAGGGCGAGCCCGAGGATGATGATGGATTTTCGGCTCATGGGTTGAATCAGGGCTGCGCCAGGCGGCGTTTTGACAGGTGGCAGCGGTGATTCGTCGAAAATAAATAAAATTCACCGGCAGCGCTCAATAAATCGGCATTTGCCGTCGTTGTCTTTGAAGGAACAGCTACAAGAGTGCACTATAGGGAAATGAAGGGAATCGGAAATCAATTCGGTTGCCGCTTTACACCGCCCAAATCGGGAGCGACAGCCCTAACCAAAAACCTACGCCATGAAGAAGCTCTTCTGCTCCATCTTCGGACACCACTTCTCGGTTTCCAAAAAGGTAACCTCACACATCAAGGAATACAGCTGCCTGCACTGCGGCAAACAGGTAACCACGGACGTCAGCGGGAACCTTTCAACGCTGACCCCCGAACTGCGCGAAATCAACCGGACCCTGGAACACATCTACCAGAAGCGCCACGCTTCCCATTCTCACCCGCAGCACCAGGTTGCCTGATTATTCGCCGGCACTGCCAAACGCATTCCAACCCCGCGCCGTCAGGTCTATCTGCTCGCCCGCGCGCGTAACCAGTTGTGCCCCGGCCTCCTTTTCGGCCATATGGCCGATTACGGTGAGGGATGGGTTCCCTTTGATTTTCGGGAAGTCCTCCTGCCGGATCGTAAAAAGCAACTCATAGTCCTCCCCGCCGCTCAGGGCCACGGTGGTACTATCCAGATTAAACTCCTCGCATACCGCCTGGGCCGAAGGATCCAGCGGGATTTTATCCTCAAACAACCGGCAACCCAGCTGCCCCGATTCGCACAGGTGCAGAATCTCCGATGAGAGCCCGTCGCTGATGTCGATCATGGCCGTGGGCCGGACTTCCAGCTTGCCGAGCAACTCCACGATGTCCTTCCGGGCCTCCGGCTTGAGCTGCCGCTCCACCAGGTAGCTGTAGGGTTCCAGGTCGGGTTGGTGGCGCGGGTTGACCTTGAAGACCTCCTGTTCCCGCCGGAGCACCTGCAACCCGAGGTACGCCCCCCCGATATCGCCGCTGACAACCAGCAGGTCGTTGGGTTTTGCGCCGGACCTCCGGACCGCGGTGCCCTTGGGAGCCTGGCCAATAGCCGTAACGCTGATAATCAGCCCCTTGTTGGACGAGGTGGTATCCCCCCCTACCACGTCCACCCCGTAGATCTTCCCCGCCAGGGCAATCCCGGCGTACAACTCCTCGAGGGCCTCCAGGGGGAAGCGGTTGGAAACTGCCAGGGAAACGGTGGCCTGGGTGGCCTGCATGTTCATGGCGTACACATCGCTCAGGTTGACGATCATCGCCTTGTACCCCAGGTGTTTCAGGGGGGCGTATCCCAGGTCAAAATGGACGCCTTCCACCAGCATGTCGGTGGTTACCGCAACCTCAGTGTCCCCGATGGCCAGCAGGGCTGCATCGTCCCCGATGCCCTCCAGGGTGGTGGGCTGACGGAGTTCCAGGTGCTGTGTCAGGTGGCGGATCAGGCCAAATTCCCCGAGTTTCCCGAGGTCGGTGGATGGGTGGTCTTTGTCTTCAAACATGGTACAAAAATAAGGCGGATCGTTATTATCGCGTATCTTTAAATCAAAAATACAGCGTGGAAAAGCCTGCTTCCCGAATCCTGAGGGTCCTCGTCCTATGTATCCTGCTCCTGAGTTCCTGTTCCCGTTCGGACGACGCCCCCGGTGACGGGCTCGCCCCGGGGCCGAACCCGAATCCAAATCCCGGCGGATCGGCCGGGGAACCCACGGGCTTTACCCCCTGCGAGAACGGCATGGCCGGGGCGTACCCCTGTTCGGGGCTCGACCTGGTAGCCCGCCTGGACCTGGAAGTTTTCTCCGCCACTTCGGGGAACGACATCTGGGGATGGGCCGACCCTGCAGACGGGACGGAATACGCCCTGGTGGGCCTGAACAACGGCACCGCCTTTATTTCTCTGGCCGACCCGGAAAACCCCGTCTACCTCGGGAAACTGCCCACCCACACCGTCGCCAGCGCCTGGAGGGACATCAAGGTCTATGCGAACCATGCCTTTATCGTTTCGGAAGCCGACGGGCATGGGATGCAGGTCTTTGACCTGACCCGGTTGCGGGATGTTTCCAACCCCCCGCAGACTTTTTCCGCTACTACGCACTATTCCGCCTTCGGGAATGCGCACAACCTGGTGATCGAGGAGTCCTCCGGGTTTGCCTATGCGGTGGGGACCGGCCCGGAATTGCCCTATCAGGGCGGGCCGCACTTTATCGACCTCGCCGACCCTGCAGCCCCCTCCGACACAGGCGGATTTGCCACTGCCGGCTATACGCACGACGCCCAGGTAGTGCTGTACCAGGGGCCGGATGCGGACTATGCGGGACGGGAAATTTTGGTGGGGGCCAACGAATCCGAGGTGGTGATCCTGGACGTTACGGACAAGGGAGCCCCCTTTGAGATTGCGGGACTGGATTACAGCAATCTCGGCTATACGCACCAGGGCTGGTTTACCGAAGACCACCGGTTTTTTATCCTGGGCGATGAACTGGACGAACTGAATTTCGGCCTGAACAGCCGGACCCTGGTCTTCGATTTTACGGACCTGGACAACCCGGTTCTGTCGTTCTCCTATTCCGGGCCCACTACCGCCATCGACCACAACGGTTACGTGCTCGGCGACGTATTTTACCTGGCCAATTACACGGCGGGCATCCGCCTGCTGGACATTTCCGGCATTGCCGGGGGAGAGATGGCAGAAACCGCTTATTTCGATACCTTTCCGGACTCTGACAGTCCGGCCTTCAGCGGGGTCTGGAGCGTCTATCCCTACCTCCCCAGCGGGCATATCCTGGTAGGGGATATCAACCGGGGGCTCTTCGTACTCAAGCCTTCCAACCCATGAGCAGCCGGATAAAAAATACGGCCTGCCCGGGCATTGGCGGGCGGCGGCCTGCAGGCCTTCTGCAGTATGGATTCGCATCCCTGCTCATTGCCGGGATGCTCGTTGCACTCCTGTCTGCGTGCAGCCGGGATGCCGGGGACCTCCCCGCCCCGGGCGCCGGCCAGACCGGGGAAATCCAGTGGGCGAAAACCTTTGGCGGCAGCGGGGCCGAAACCGCCCGTTCCATCATCGCAACCCGGGACGGCGGCCTGGCCATCCTGGGCTTTTCCGAAAGTACGGACGGCGACCTCTCGGACAAGGCCACAGCCGTCAACGACTACTGGCTGCTGAAACTGGACGCCGCGGGCAACCGGGAATGGACGCGCACCTATGGCGGCAGCAAGGACGACCGGGGCCAGGCCGTGGTGGAGCTCTCGGACGGGGGGTACGCCATCACGGGCTACGCCATGAGCGACGACGGGGACGGGTCCAACAACGAAGGCTTTCACGACAACTGGGTGCTGCGCCTGGACGCCGCCGGGGAGATTCTTTGGGAGCGCAGTTTCGGCTTTTCGGGCCACGACCACAGCTACGACCTTTTGGAAACCGACGACGGAGGGCTGTTTTTCATCGGCTTTCTGGATCTCACCGCCGCCCGGGCCGACGGGTATGCCGAAAA
This genomic window from Robiginitalea biformata HTCC2501 contains:
- a CDS encoding enoyl-CoA hydratase/isomerase family protein, with protein sequence MKFKNLKTEEKDGIALLTIDRPKKLNALNRKTIEELHEAFSSLDADPDIRAIVVRGSGPKAFVAGADIAEFASYGPEEGRDLAAKGQETLFDLVEQLGTPVIAAVNGFALGGGLELALACHIRVASHNARMGLPEVSLGLIPGYGGTQRLPELVGRGRALEMILSGGMIDAERALEYGLVNHVTALEELESYCLQLAGKIAKNSPVAIRYAIKAVNAGSRSSVSGFRTEIDAFGSCFGTADFKEGTTAFLEKRKPDFPGE
- a CDS encoding sensor histidine kinase → MILLVLIASVLIAGVTVYQYREQAQDYHQDRLERKEEQIKQAITFALQRTTYPVTTENLGLIFKDEIYRIAIIENANFNIYDLDGQLIKSSRPKFDNDSVSLCLDAHVLNALRGSMEKRYVESAAAAGDNYQASYSFITDSRFKPIGILNLPYFEENSFYDMELGEFMMRLGAVYLIMLLSAIALAYFISKYITRSLETVSDKLTHTRLARTNEKIFLDDPSEEIGKLIDAYNSMIDELELSATKLARSEREQAWREMAKQVAHEIKNPLTPMRLSVQSFERKFDPRDPDVGRQVAEFSKTLIQQIDTLSSIASAFSNFAKMPAQQNETLNVVEIVKLALDIFNEPYIHFMADEQEIIAKMDRTQLIRVVTNLVKNAIQAVPEVDHPRILVSVAAEDGFVKIMVADNGIGIEADNRDKVFEPKFTTKSSGMGLGLGMVKTIVETYGGRIEFTSQKGKGTVFTVYLPREKA
- a CDS encoding CopD family protein encodes the protein MADYYNYIKSLHLIFVVTWFAGLFYMPRLFIYHIEALEKPETEARVLGNQFRVMERRLWQIITWPSAVLCIASALVLLWIMPGWLSQPWMHVKLGFVVLLIIYHLVMHRMYLRFQRGQISYTSRFMRIWNEGATLILFAVVFLAVLKNSIDWMFGLAGLLALAVLLMLGIRLYRRLRERSGKPD
- a CDS encoding branched-chain amino acid transport system II carrier protein, with product MSRKSIIILGLALFSLFFGAGNLILPPQMGWRAGPLWWLVCLGFCVSAVLIPMLGILAHSRLQGSMFDFAKKVSPGFSAVYCFLIYAISLALPSPRTASVTHEMAVAPYLGSPPWLTSLVYFALVFFLVMNRSKLGSLIGKYLTPVILLVLVLLIGSILFWPPDVMTARTLSAPFTAGLQEGYQTFDAIGAVVCGGVILVSLRLENPGLDFGQRFRAIALAGLFAGMCLLLLYTGLMYSGAAMTGWVPEEVTRTRLLREVTEYALGARSQALLSLLIGLACFTTAVGVVTGASDYARSRFGDSPRAYTLTALAGCATGVLFGQLPVAYIISVALPALLFIYPLTIVLIGLNAMPARYTPPRLFRAVVAVTLLFSIPDFVESLWPGAIPEGAVSWIPLRSFGLPWLLPAVCVFLAGRFLQRRI
- the thiL gene encoding thiamine-phosphate kinase, which gives rise to MFEDKDHPSTDLGKLGEFGLIRHLTQHLELRQPTTLEGIGDDAALLAIGDTEVAVTTDMLVEGVHFDLGYAPLKHLGYKAMIVNLSDVYAMNMQATQATVSLAVSNRFPLEALEELYAGIALAGKIYGVDVVGGDTTSSNKGLIISVTAIGQAPKGTAVRRSGAKPNDLLVVSGDIGGAYLGLQVLRREQEVFKVNPRHQPDLEPYSYLVERQLKPEARKDIVELLGKLEVRPTAMIDISDGLSSEILHLCESGQLGCRLFEDKIPLDPSAQAVCEEFNLDSTTVALSGGEDYELLFTIRQEDFPKIKGNPSLTVIGHMAEKEAGAQLVTRAGEQIDLTARGWNAFGSAGE
- a CDS encoding choice-of-anchor B family protein, translating into MEKPASRILRVLVLCILLLSSCSRSDDAPGDGLAPGPNPNPNPGGSAGEPTGFTPCENGMAGAYPCSGLDLVARLDLEVFSATSGNDIWGWADPADGTEYALVGLNNGTAFISLADPENPVYLGKLPTHTVASAWRDIKVYANHAFIVSEADGHGMQVFDLTRLRDVSNPPQTFSATTHYSAFGNAHNLVIEESSGFAYAVGTGPELPYQGGPHFIDLADPAAPSDTGGFATAGYTHDAQVVLYQGPDADYAGREILVGANESEVVILDVTDKGAPFEIAGLDYSNLGYTHQGWFTEDHRFFILGDELDELNFGLNSRTLVFDFTDLDNPVLSFSYSGPTTAIDHNGYVLGDVFYLANYTAGIRLLDISGIAGGEMAETAYFDTFPDSDSPAFSGVWSVYPYLPSGHILVGDINRGLFVLKPSNP